In Cyprinus carpio isolate SPL01 chromosome B7, ASM1834038v1, whole genome shotgun sequence, a genomic segment contains:
- the LOC109112163 gene encoding uncharacterized protein LOC109112163 isoform X8: protein MADKRRMCLLGLIILCALLTGISGVDVSQVFCSSGENVRLSCNNALSGCTSTTWIYNYNTHSETVELIAGGIKKTDTERHERLSLDSDCSLNIKKVTKEDRGVYFCRQYVNEQQQGTDAYVYLHVLHVSSSSSQSEIRSGSSVTLSCQLYYHYYLFTCDTLVGFERLELIWVNQAGVNLQTDSRFQISFSSEQCLSSLTTTLLNEDHNREWRCQVKHRDQLKTSATYTVKYQTPTETKTPSPVTISKSPAAPTQPASVDSTLIPVSSSNSEKKSSQTTAAASTKQDKWIFTTNTEMTSAHTLIRVIVIIVEIAVFAAPTVILLQIICVRRAGRKNSLHQKEIEMSTVLQ from the exons GTATCAGTGGAGTGGATGTGAGTCAAGTGTTCTGcagttctggtgaaaatgtccGTCTGTCCTGTAATAATGCTCTTTCTGGCTGCACATCAACTACATGGATCTATAACTATAACACACATTCAGAGACAGTTGAACTGATTGCTGGAGGAATAAAGAAGACTGACACAGAGAGacatgagagactgagtctggactctgactgctctctgaacatcaagAAAGTCACAAAAGAAGATCGTGGAGTTTACTTCTGCAGACAATATGTGAATGAACAACAACAAGGAACTGATGCATatgtttatctgcatgttcttcatg tctcttcatcatcctcacagTCTGAGATCAGATCAGGCAGCTCTGTGACTCTCTCCTGTCagttatattatcattattatctattCACTTGTGATACTTTGGTTGGTTTTGAGAGACTTGAGCTGATCTGGGTGAATCAGGCTGGTGTGAATCTGCAGACAGACTCCAGATTTCAGATATCATTCTCCTCAGAACAGTGTCTCAGCTCTCTGACtacaacactcctgaatgaagatcacaacagagagtggagatgtCAGGTTAAACACAGAGATCAACTGAAGACCTCAGCCACATATACTGTCAAGTATCAGA CTCCAACCGAAACAAAGACACCGTCTCCAGTCACCATCTCTAAATCACCTGCAGCTCCTACACAACCAG CTTCAGTCGATTCAACACTGATTCCAGTCAGCAGCTCAAACTCTGAGAAGAAATCAAGTCAAACTACAGCAGCAGCTTCTACAAAACAAG ATAAATGGATCTTTACCACAAACACTGAGATGACTTCAGCTCACACATTAATCAGAG TGATTGTGATTATTGTAGAGATTGCAGTGTTTGCTGCTCCTACTGTGATTCTTCTTCAGATCATCTGTGTGAGAAGAGCTG gaaggAAGAACTCTCTCCACCAAAAGGAAATAGAGATGTCTACAGTTCTACAATGA
- the LOC109112163 gene encoding uncharacterized protein LOC109112163 isoform X6 — MADKRRMCLLGLIILCALLTGISGVDVSQVFCSSGENVRLSCNNALSGCTSTTWIYNYNTHSETVELIAGGIKKTDTERHERLSLDSDCSLNIKKVTKEDRGVYFCRQYVNEQQQGTDAYVYLHVLHVSSSSSQSEIRSGSSVTLSCQLYYHYYLFTCDTLVGFERLELIWVNQAGVNLQTDSRFQISFSSEQCLSSLTTTLLNEDHNREWRCQVKHRDQLKTSATYTVKYQTPTETKTPSPVTISKSPAAPTQPASVDSTLIPVSSSNSEKKSSQTTAAASTKQEKQTTHTPETTSDTQQDKWIFTTNTEMTSAHTLIRVIVIIVEIAVFAAPTVILLQIICVRRAGRKNSLHQKEIEMSTVLQ, encoded by the exons GTATCAGTGGAGTGGATGTGAGTCAAGTGTTCTGcagttctggtgaaaatgtccGTCTGTCCTGTAATAATGCTCTTTCTGGCTGCACATCAACTACATGGATCTATAACTATAACACACATTCAGAGACAGTTGAACTGATTGCTGGAGGAATAAAGAAGACTGACACAGAGAGacatgagagactgagtctggactctgactgctctctgaacatcaagAAAGTCACAAAAGAAGATCGTGGAGTTTACTTCTGCAGACAATATGTGAATGAACAACAACAAGGAACTGATGCATatgtttatctgcatgttcttcatg tctcttcatcatcctcacagTCTGAGATCAGATCAGGCAGCTCTGTGACTCTCTCCTGTCagttatattatcattattatctattCACTTGTGATACTTTGGTTGGTTTTGAGAGACTTGAGCTGATCTGGGTGAATCAGGCTGGTGTGAATCTGCAGACAGACTCCAGATTTCAGATATCATTCTCCTCAGAACAGTGTCTCAGCTCTCTGACtacaacactcctgaatgaagatcacaacagagagtggagatgtCAGGTTAAACACAGAGATCAACTGAAGACCTCAGCCACATATACTGTCAAGTATCAGA CTCCAACCGAAACAAAGACACCGTCTCCAGTCACCATCTCTAAATCACCTGCAGCTCCTACACAACCAG CTTCAGTCGATTCAACACTGATTCCAGTCAGCAGCTCAAACTCTGAGAAGAAATCAAGTCAAACTACAGCAGCAGCTTCTACAAAACAAG AGAAACAGACTACACACACCCCTGAGACTACTTCAGATACACAGCAAG ATAAATGGATCTTTACCACAAACACTGAGATGACTTCAGCTCACACATTAATCAGAG TGATTGTGATTATTGTAGAGATTGCAGTGTTTGCTGCTCCTACTGTGATTCTTCTTCAGATCATCTGTGTGAGAAGAGCTG gaaggAAGAACTCTCTCCACCAAAAGGAAATAGAGATGTCTACAGTTCTACAATGA